Part of the Micromonospora rhizosphaerae genome is shown below.
AGGATCCGAACCGCTTCCTGGCCACCATTCAGATCGGCATCACCCTGGCCGGCTTCCTCGCCTCGGCCGCCGCGGCGGTCTCCCTGGCCAGGCCGCTCGTACCGCTGCTCGGGGTGCTCGGCGACGCCGCCGAGACGGTCGCCATCGTGGCGGTCACCCTGGCCCTGACCTTCGTCACCCTGGTCTTCGGCGAGCTGGCCCCGAAGCGGATCGCCATGCAGCGGGCCGAGCGCTGGGCGCTGGTCGTGGCCCGCCCGCTGGACCTGCTGGCCAGCCTCACCCGGCCGGCGGTCTGGGCGCTCGGCGTCACCAGCGACCTCGTGGTCCGCCTCGCCGGGGTGGACCCGAAGCACCAGCCCGACGAGATCGGCCCGGACGAGCTGCGCGAGATCGTCGCCGGTAACCACGGCTTCACCAAGGAGCAGCGGACCATCATCGCCGGCGCGGTGGAGATCGCCGACCGGCGGCTGCGGGCCGTGCTCGTACCCCGGTTACAGGTCTTCACCCTCGACAGCGGGACCACCGCGGAGGCCGCCCGGCTGGTGCTGGCCGCCACCGGCCACTCCCGGGCCCCGGTGGTGCGGCACGGCGGCCTGGACGACGCGGTCGGCGTGATCCACCTGCGGGACCTGGTCGGCGTGCCGGACGACCGGCCGGTCGACGAGTGCGCCCGCCCGCCGATGCTGCTGCCGGACTCGCTGCCGGTGGTCGACGCGCTACGCCAGTTCAAGGCCGAACGCCAGCACATCGCACTGGTGGTCGACGAGCGCGGCGCGGTCGACGGGATCGTCACCCTGGAGGACATCCTCGAGGAGATTGTCGGCGAGATCTACGACGAGACCGATCGGGATCTCAGCTCGGTCCGCACCGAGGAGGACGGGAGCCTCGTGCTGCCCGGCACCTTCCCCGTGCACGACCTCACCGACCTCGGCGTCGAGCTGCCCGGCCGGCCGGCCGGCGATTACACCACCATTGCCGGGCTGGTGCTGACCTGCCTCGGGCACATCCCCACGGTGGCGGGGGAGAGCGTCACGGTCGACGGCTGGGAGCTGGTGGTGGCTGATGTCGAACACCACGCGATCACCGAGGTGCGGGTCCACAAGGTTGCCGGGAACACGGCACCCGACCGGGGCGGCGACGTCGAGGCCCCGGTGCTGGACGAGGCCCACAACTGACGCGCAGCTCACCCGTCCCCGCCGGGTGGTCCGAACGGGAAACCGGGCACCGGCGGGTACAGCTGCACCTGGTCGGCGGGGAACTGCCGGGTGCGGCGCCCGAGCACCCGGGCGACCGCCCGGAGCAGCCACGGACCGGACGGGTGCAGCTCCGGGCCGATCAGCCGACCGGTGACCCGGGTCCACCAGTGGCCGGCGATGATCACATCGGTCAGCCGCAGCCGGTGGGGCGGGAAGCCGCCCCGGACCACCACGTCCACCACCCGGCCCAGCCGCCGCCCGTGCAGGTCGTACGCGGCCCGCCCGAGCAGCTCACCCGCTCGCACGGTGGGCTCCCGGAATCCGGTCGATCAGGTGCCGGCGCAGCCAGCTCTCCACCGGGGGCGGCGGCAGGTCGGCCGCCCGGACTCGCAGCCGGACCGCGCTGTCCACCCGCTCGACCAGCGTGAACGGGATGCGTACCGGGAGCACGGGCGGCTCGTCGACGAACCGGTTGGTGATCGCGACGAGGATCCGCCCGAGCCGGCCGCCGACCCGCTGCCCGAGCGCCGCCTGCCCGGTGAGCAGTGTGTCCACGTACGGGTAGCCGTCGGCGTCCGCGGCGAAGGCGATGTCGTCGACCCGGCCGACCAGCCGGCCGTCCCGGTCGACGATCTGCTGGTCGAGCAGCTGTTTGGCGAGCTGGACCCTCACTGTCCCATCCTCGTCACGATGGCCAACGGGATCGCCGCTATCGACGCGGCGATGATGAGCAGCAGGAACAGCGTGCCGAGCAGGTTGTTCAGCCGCCCGTTCACCCGGTCGCCCAGGTACGTCCGGTCGTTCGCCACGACCAGGATCGGCAGGTACGTCAGCGGGAGCGCCACCGCGGTGATGATCAGCATGTACTCGGTCAGCCGGACCGGGTCGATCGTGGTCATCAGCGCCAGCACCCCGAAGAGCACGCTGACCAGCAGCACGCTGTGGAACCGGGCCGCCTCCCGGGGGCTGACCCGCTTGCCCCACTGCCAGCCGAAGTACTGCGACGCCGCGTACGCCGCCGACAGGCCGGTCTCCAGCGCCGCGCCGAAGGTCACCGCGAAGAACGCCAGGACGGCCACCGCCAGCCCGATCTCGCCGAACGCGACAACCACCGGCTGCGCCACCTGGTCGAGGGTGTCCACCGAGGTCCCGCGCGGGTGGTGGACCACCGCCGCGGTGGCGACCAGCGACAACGCGAGGAACCCGCCGACCGGGAACCCGATCAGCACGTTCGACCGCGCGTGGGCCAGGTCGGCCGCGCTCCACTTCTCCTCCACCCCGCCGGAGGAGAAGAAGAAGACCTCGTACGGGCTGACGGTGGAGGCGAAGAGCGCCACCGCGATGAACCAGTAGTCGCCCCAGCCCTGCCCCAGCGGGCCGAGGTGCAGGGCCTCCTGTCCCAGCTCCGCCCAGTCGGTGGGCAGCGCGAACAGCGCCACCGCGAATACCAGCAGCGCCAGCCCGGCCACGCCCCAGAGCCGTTCCATCAGCTCGAACCGCATCCGCCACAGCACCAACCAGACGGCGAGCGCGGTGACCGGCACCCAGAGCAGATAGCTCACCCTGGAGGCCAGCTGCAGCGCCAGCGCGACCCCGCCGAGCTCCGCGGCCAGGGTGACGACGGTGACCAGGTAGGACGCCACCAGGTTCAGCAGCGCCACCCGTGGCCCCAGCCGCTCCCGGACCAGATCGAACACCGCCCGGCCGCTCACCGCCGCAATCCGCCCGGCCATCTCGGCGTACGCGCAGATGGCGAGCACGCCGACGAGCAGCACCCAGGCGTGGCCCATGCCGAACCGGGCACCGGCCTGGCTCGCCGCCACCAGGTCGCCGATGTCGACGAAACCGCCGATGGCGGAGAGGACGCCCAGGGCGGCGGCGAGGAGCTTCCTCACGTCGGGTACGGATCGGGCGGTCTCATCGACGCGACGATATCGGCGTCAGCCGCCCCTCCTAGCCCAAATCGGTCAGCCGACCGAGTCCCGTCCGGCATCGGTCAGGCGGCGGTGAGGTTCTGCAGGCGGACCTGCCCGCGGGACACCAGCCGCCCGTCGGCGTCGGTGATCTCCACCTGCCAGAGCTGCTGGCTGCGGCCCCGGTGGATCGGGGTACCCACCGCGGTCAGCTCGCCCTCGCGAACCGCTCGGAGGAAGTCGGTCTGGTTCGACACGCCGACCACCTGGCCCTTGTCGCCGAGCCAGAGGGCGCCCCCGATGCTGGCCGCCGTCTCGACCACCGAGCAGTAGACCCCGCCGTGCTGGATCCCGAACGGTTGGTGCAGCTCCGGACGCACCTCCCAGCGGATCACCACCTTCTCGCCGCTGACCTCGTCGAACTTCAGGCCCAGCAGGGCGACAAAGCCCCCGGTCGGGTCCGGCATCTCCACGGCAGCCCCTCCTCAGCTCGTGCCGAGGCGCCAGCCTAGTCGGCCCACCGTTGGCAAACCCGGTACGGTCCGGGGGCCGTCATGGGGGAGAATCGGTGACCGTGACCGACAGCAACCTCCCGCACGGGCGGGACTCCCTGACCGACGACCTGCTGTGGCGGGGCCTGATCCAGGACTCGACCGGCCTCGACGAGCTGCGTGAGCTGCTCGACGGCCCGCTGGCCACCTTCTATGTGGGCTTCGATCCGACCGCCCCGAGCCTGCACGTCGGCCACCTCATGCAGGTCACCACGGCCCGTCGGCTCCAGCTTGCCGGGCATCGGCCGCTGCTGCTGGTCGGCGGCGCGACCGGTCAGATCGGTGACCCGAAGGAGAGCGCGGAGCGCACGCTCAATCCGCCCGAGGTGGTGGCCGGCTGGGTGCGGCGGATCCACGACCAGCTCGCGCCGTTCGTGTCGTACACCGGGGAGAACGCCGCCCAGGTGGTCAACAACCTGGACTGGACCGGCGAGATGTCGGTGGTCGAGTTCCTCCGCGACGTCGGCAAGCATTTCCCGGTGAACAAGATGCTGGCCCGTGAGGTGGTCAAGGCCCGGCTGGAGAGCGGCATCAGCTTCACCGAGTTCAGCTACCAGCTCCTG
Proteins encoded:
- a CDS encoding hemolysin family protein, giving the protein MQSYWSQLALVGVLIILNAAFAGSEMALVSLRDSQLQRLERSSRAGRTLARLAKDPNRFLATIQIGITLAGFLASAAAAVSLARPLVPLLGVLGDAAETVAIVAVTLALTFVTLVFGELAPKRIAMQRAERWALVVARPLDLLASLTRPAVWALGVTSDLVVRLAGVDPKHQPDEIGPDELREIVAGNHGFTKEQRTIIAGAVEIADRRLRAVLVPRLQVFTLDSGTTAEAARLVLAATGHSRAPVVRHGGLDDAVGVIHLRDLVGVPDDRPVDECARPPMLLPDSLPVVDALRQFKAERQHIALVVDERGAVDGIVTLEDILEEIVGEIYDETDRDLSSVRTEEDGSLVLPGTFPVHDLTDLGVELPGRPAGDYTTIAGLVLTCLGHIPTVAGESVTVDGWELVVADVEHHAITEVRVHKVAGNTAPDRGGDVEAPVLDEAHN
- a CDS encoding PaaI family thioesterase; this translates as MPDPTGGFVALLGLKFDEVSGEKVVIRWEVRPELHQPFGIQHGGVYCSVVETAASIGGALWLGDKGQVVGVSNQTDFLRAVREGELTAVGTPIHRGRSQQLWQVEITDADGRLVSRGQVRLQNLTAA
- a CDS encoding NRAMP family divalent metal transporter; translated protein: MRKLLAAALGVLSAIGGFVDIGDLVAASQAGARFGMGHAWVLLVGVLAICAYAEMAGRIAAVSGRAVFDLVRERLGPRVALLNLVASYLVTVVTLAAELGGVALALQLASRVSYLLWVPVTALAVWLVLWRMRFELMERLWGVAGLALLVFAVALFALPTDWAELGQEALHLGPLGQGWGDYWFIAVALFASTVSPYEVFFFSSGGVEEKWSAADLAHARSNVLIGFPVGGFLALSLVATAAVVHHPRGTSVDTLDQVAQPVVVAFGEIGLAVAVLAFFAVTFGAALETGLSAAYAASQYFGWQWGKRVSPREAARFHSVLLVSVLFGVLALMTTIDPVRLTEYMLIITAVALPLTYLPILVVANDRTYLGDRVNGRLNNLLGTLFLLLIIAASIAAIPLAIVTRMGQ